A stretch of the Panicum virgatum strain AP13 chromosome 9N, P.virgatum_v5, whole genome shotgun sequence genome encodes the following:
- the LOC120687662 gene encoding EPIDERMAL PATTERNING FACTOR-like protein 2, whose product MGHLFLLLLALLLAASAHASTHGHGKAAFTEGKSIAGIIGVIGSRPPSCAGRCRSCGHCEAVQVPISPQELQKRRKKKLGHGSRAAAAAGRAMPASYDDHSNYKPLSWRCKCGRFILDP is encoded by the exons ATGGGCCATCTTTTCCTGCTCCTGCTAGCCCTCCTCCTCGCTGCTTCTGCGCACGCTTCCACCCATGGCCATGGCAAAGCTGCTTTCACTGAG GGTAAGAGCATCGCGGGCATCATAGGCGTGATCGGATCAAGACCGCCGAGCTGCGCGGGGAGGTGCAGGTCCTGCGGCCACTGCGAGGCAGTGCAGGTGCCCATATCACCGCAGGAGCtgcagaagaggaggaagaagaagctcgGCCATGGCAgcagggctgctgctgctgctgggaggGCGATGCCGGCCTCCTACGATGACCACTCCAACTACAAGCCGCTGAGCTGGAGATGCAAGTGTGGGCGGTTCATTTTGGACCCCTGA